The Candidatus Buchananbacteria bacterium CG10_big_fil_rev_8_21_14_0_10_42_9 genomic interval ACCAATTCTATTTTTTTCTTTTCAAAGTATTCTGTAACGTTAGGGGTGCGGCGGCTAGAAGCTTTATGTAAAACTTTTGATTCAATGCCGTATTGGCTCAAAAAATTATGCGTCCGCGGAGTAGCAAATAGGTTAAACCCGGCTCGATCCAACTCCTTAGCTGAGTCTAAAAACTCAATTTTATTATTAGCGCCGCCTAAACTAAGAAAAATGTTACGGCGCGGCAAAGTTACGCCAGTAGCAATTAATGATTTTAAATACGCCGCAGGCAAATTATTCCCAAAACATGCCACTTCGCCGGTTGAAGACATCTCTACAGTTAAAACTGGGTCAGCGCCGCGTAGCCTTGAGAAAGAAAACTGCGGCGCCTTAACTGCTACAAACGGTAGACCAGTGCGCGGCTTTGGTGCTTTGACTGCCTCTCCAAGCATTATTTTAGTCGCCAGCTCAATTATATTTAGTCCCTTTACCTTAGAAATAAAAGGCATGGTGCGTGAAGCGCGTAAGTTGCATTCAATGACTTTGATTTCGTTGTTGATAGCTAAAAATTGGATATTAAACGGCCCGTTAATTCGTAATTCTTTAGCAATTTTTCCTGCCGCGACAATTATTTTATCAATCGTTTGAGCATATAACTTTTGGGTTGGCAAAACTATAGACGCATCCCCGGAATGCACTCCGGCGTTTTCGATATGTTCGCCAACGACCCAGTATTTTAGCTTACCTTTTTGGGCGACCGCGTCAAATTCTATTTCTTTGGCGCCAGAGATAAACTTACTTACTACCACTGGATGTTCTTGGTTGACCGCCACGGCCTTTTTCAAATAATTTGCCGCCTGCTTGTCGTCAAAAGCCACGCTCATTGCCGCGCCGCTCAAAACGTATGATGGGCGGATTAAAATTGGATAACCAACCTTTTTAGCAAAGGCTTTGGCTTCTGCCTCAGAACGGCATTCTTTCCAGCCGGGTTGGTCAATATCTAGGCGGTCTAACAGGGCGGAAAATTTATGCCGATCCTCAGCGCGGTCAATATCGCTTGCTTGAGTCCCTAATATAGGCGCGTGATATTGTTGTAGTTGTTTCGCCAAGTTGTTTGGAATTTGACCACCAACTGAAACAATCACACCCTTAGGCTTTTCAATGTCAATAATATCCAAAACTCGTTCTGCGGTTAATTCTTCAAAATATAATTTATCACTTTCATCATAATCAGTTGACACAGTTTCTGGATTGCAATTAATCATAATTGATTGATAGCCGAGTTTTCTGCTGCTTCGCCCGGCATTAACGGCACACCAATCAAACTCAACCGATGACCCAATGCTGTATGGACCGCCGCCAATTACCATGACTGATGCCTTCTTATTGTCAATTAGGTTATCACTTTGCGTTCCGTGGTAAGTCAAATACAAATAATTAGTTTGGGCCGGATATTCGGCAGCTAAAGTATCAATTTGTTTTACCACCGGCTTAATTTTCCATCTTTGCCGTAAAGACCTAATTTTTGATTCAGGCTGTCGCTTTAATTTAGCTATTTGTTTATCAGAAAAACCATCTTGTTTAGCCAAATATAAAAGTTCAGCCGTTAATTTCTTTTTCTTAATTTGCTGTTCAGTCCGAATAATTTTTCTAATTTTATATAAAAACCATCGGTCAATGCCAGTCAACCGATTAATTTCACTGCCGCGCAGACCTTTACGAAAAGCTTCCGCCACCATAAACACTCGCTGGTCTGTCGGCAAACGCAGTTCTTTTCTAATCGCAACCGGCTTAGCAATAGAATCCAACCCGTCAACGCCGACATTTAACATTCTCAATGCCTTTTGCAACGCTTCTTCAAAACTCCGCCCAATCGCCATGACCTCTCCAACCGACTTCATTTCTGTCCCTATCACTTTTGATACTTGGTTAAATTTCTTTAGGTCCCAACGCGGGATTTTGACGGTTATATAATCTAAGGCCGGTTCAAAACAAGCAATGGTTTTTTGAGTCACTGCATTTTGTAATTCAGTCATGCTATAACCTAAAGCTAACTTCGCGGCAATGTATGCTAAGGGATAGCCAGTCGCTTTACTGGCTAAAGCGGAACTTCTAGAAAGCCTGGCGTTAATTTCAATAATGCGGTACTCGTTTTTTTGTGGGTTAAGCGCATATTGGATATTGCACTCCCCGACTATGCCAAAATGCCGCACCGCTTTAATCGCAATTTCACGCAACCAATGGTATTCATAATTATTTAATGTTTGCGACGGAGCGACCACAATACTTTCTCCGGTATGAATGCCAAGCGGATCAAAATTTTCCATGTTGCAAACAGTAACGCAATTACCAAAACTATCACGCACGACTTCGTATTCTACTTCTTTCCAACCAACCAAGCACTCCTCAATTAAAAATTTATCCCCGACCGCGACATTTTTAGCAATCATCTTTTTAAGCATGGCTGCGTCCTTAGCAATGCCAGAATTTCTGCCGCCTAAAGCAAAGGCAGACCGCACCATAACTGGATAACCAATCGATTGAGCTTGCTTCAAAGCTTCATTCATCGTATTAACGTACTTGCTTTTCGGGAACAGCAACCCGGCTTTTTTCAATTCAGCGTTAAACATGCCGCGATCCTCAGTTTTAATGATCGCTTCAACCGGCGTACCTAAAATTTTTACTCCGTGTCGTTTCAAAACGCCGTGGCGATGAAGCTCAATGCCGCAATTTAAAGCAGTCTGCCCGCCAAAACTCAGCAACAAACCATCTGGCCTTTCTTTGGCGACAATTTTCGTAACAAAATGCCGGTTAACTGGCAAAAAGTAAACTTCATCGGCCATGCCTTTTGATGTTTGCACAGTAGCTATGTTAGGATTCACTAAAACAACCTTGATACCATCGTCTTTCAAGGCCTTGATTGCCTGCGAGCCTGAATAATCAAATTCACCAGCCTCCCCTATCTTCAGTGCGCCAGAACCTAAAATTAATACTTTTCTAATCTTTTGGCTCATTGTCGCTTAACTAATTTAACCCATTCATCAAAAATAAAATTGGTATCAACCGGTCCGGGAGTGGCTTCGGGATGGAACTGGACTCCCCAAAAAGGTTTGCTTTTGTGCTTGATCGCTTCGATCGTGCCGTCATTCGCATTTGTCATCCAAACTTGCCAATGCCTTGGCAGTGTACTTGACCTTACCGCGTAACCGTGATTTTGTGAGGTGATATAGCAGCGCTTTGTATTTTTCACCAAACAAGGTTGATTATGTGATCTATGCCCAAACTTCAATTTATAAGTTTTAGCCCCGGCAGCGCGGGCCATAATTTGCGAACCCAAGCAAATCCCTAAAATTGGTTTTGATTTTTTGTATTGCTGGCTTAACAAATTAACCGTGTCCGGACACATGGCTGGGTCACCAGGCCCGTTCGAAAAAACAATGCCGGCGAAAGCATCTTGGGAGTAATCATAATCCCACGGCACGTGTTTTACCGTAAAGCCGCGACCCAGCAAGCTTCTAATAATATTAAACTTAACCCCGCAATCGACAACCACAATTTTTTGCTTGCCGCCCTTATAAACCCGCGGTTGAGTAATTGAAACTTCGGAAACTAAATTGCGCTTGTTGGGATCGTCAAAATGGATCTTATCGCCGGGAAACTGGATTTTTCCTAAAACTGAACCTTCTTCCCGTAATATAGTTGTTAGGTGGCGAGTGTCAATTCCAGATAGCGCCGGAATTTTTTCTTGCTGCAACCACGCCCCCAATGAGCGGACCGCTTGCCAATGTCTGTAGTCATGGCTATAGTCACTCACAATCACGCCGGCTACTTGTATCCTAGATGATTCGAAATATTTTGGTATCCCCTTCACCACTTTAGATTCTGGTACACCGTAGTTACCAATTAATGGATAAGAAAAAACGAGGATTTGTCCTCGATATGATGGGTCAGTCAAACTTTCCACATAGCCGGTCATGCCGGTATTAAAAACCACCTCACCGGCAATCGATTTAGGGTAGCCAAAAGATTTACCTTTAAATTTTATGTGATTGGGTAAAACTAATTGCGCAA includes:
- a CDS encoding carbamoyl-phosphate synthase (glutamine-hydrolyzing) small subunit, translated to MRADIAQLVLPNHIKFKGKSFGYPKSIAGEVVFNTGMTGYVESLTDPSYRGQILVFSYPLIGNYGVPESKVVKGIPKYFESSRIQVAGVIVSDYSHDYRHWQAVRSLGAWLQQEKIPALSGIDTRHLTTILREEGSVLGKIQFPGDKIHFDDPNKRNLVSEVSITQPRVYKGGKQKIVVVDCGVKFNIIRSLLGRGFTVKHVPWDYDYSQDAFAGIVFSNGPGDPAMCPDTVNLLSQQYKKSKPILGICLGSQIMARAAGAKTYKLKFGHRSHNQPCLVKNTKRCYITSQNHGYAVRSSTLPRHWQVWMTNANDGTIEAIKHKSKPFWGVQFHPEATPGPVDTNFIFDEWVKLVKRQ
- a CDS encoding carbamoyl phosphate synthase large subunit, which gives rise to MSQKIRKVLILGSGALKIGEAGEFDYSGSQAIKALKDDGIKVVLVNPNIATVQTSKGMADEVYFLPVNRHFVTKIVAKERPDGLLLSFGGQTALNCGIELHRHGVLKRHGVKILGTPVEAIIKTEDRGMFNAELKKAGLLFPKSKYVNTMNEALKQAQSIGYPVMVRSAFALGGRNSGIAKDAAMLKKMIAKNVAVGDKFLIEECLVGWKEVEYEVVRDSFGNCVTVCNMENFDPLGIHTGESIVVAPSQTLNNYEYHWLREIAIKAVRHFGIVGECNIQYALNPQKNEYRIIEINARLSRSSALASKATGYPLAYIAAKLALGYSMTELQNAVTQKTIACFEPALDYITVKIPRWDLKKFNQVSKVIGTEMKSVGEVMAIGRSFEEALQKALRMLNVGVDGLDSIAKPVAIRKELRLPTDQRVFMVAEAFRKGLRGSEINRLTGIDRWFLYKIRKIIRTEQQIKKKKLTAELLYLAKQDGFSDKQIAKLKRQPESKIRSLRQRWKIKPVVKQIDTLAAEYPAQTNYLYLTYHGTQSDNLIDNKKASVMVIGGGPYSIGSSVEFDWCAVNAGRSSRKLGYQSIMINCNPETVSTDYDESDKLYFEELTAERVLDIIDIEKPKGVIVSVGGQIPNNLAKQLQQYHAPILGTQASDIDRAEDRHKFSALLDRLDIDQPGWKECRSEAEAKAFAKKVGYPILIRPSYVLSGAAMSVAFDDKQAANYLKKAVAVNQEHPVVVSKFISGAKEIEFDAVAQKGKLKYWVVGEHIENAGVHSGDASIVLPTQKLYAQTIDKIIVAAGKIAKELRINGPFNIQFLAINNEIKVIECNLRASRTMPFISKVKGLNIIELATKIMLGEAVKAPKPRTGLPFVAVKAPQFSFSRLRGADPVLTVEMSSTGEVACFGNNLPAAYLKSLIATGVTLPRRNIFLSLGGANNKIEFLDSAKELDRAGFNLFATPRTHNFLSQYGIESKVLHKASSRRTPNVTEYFEKKKIELV